A single region of the Pontibacter kalidii genome encodes:
- a CDS encoding RagB/SusD family nutrient uptake outer membrane protein, giving the protein MKNHLYRYLMLASLSCLAMGCSDDLLDEFPKDKLSSEKFWTNPEDAESSLVVAYERLNLGFWAHTEVAFVVENFRSDFVQAGSDVIANYPDQEAFDSYRVTSSNGRLEDYWNRQYRGISAANLVIHHVGAMTEEQISSDQKNKIVAQARFLRGLYHMRLLMNWERIVLFDFLPEGADELLQPLSEREVVWAAIEKDFAEAAEHLPDTWDANNKGRATKGAALSFLGKAYLEQHKWADAERALKAVIDLGVYQLEPDFASLFDGSNELNSESIFEIAFTDKEVAGSAVEYAGIYNIATTEMGGWEAMLPTQALLNEMKKEGKVSAKGKYDARLYGTLFFDDPDVDIYGHTYSEVFGEGNTKIGWKKYLFRNVAPWEAPRRYRSNINNVLMRYADVLLMYAEALNEQGKTGEAKLYIDQVRARAEMPATTATSQPQLRAQIMHERAVEFALEGQRFYDLRRWGDAVMADAIRSSASRGYQNFNVAEDKFLPIPSSEKANNPKIQ; this is encoded by the coding sequence ATGAAAAATCATTTATACCGATACCTGATGTTGGCCTCGCTTTCCTGCCTGGCCATGGGCTGCAGCGACGATTTGCTGGATGAGTTCCCGAAGGACAAGCTCAGCTCTGAGAAGTTCTGGACAAATCCCGAGGATGCCGAGAGCAGTCTGGTTGTGGCGTATGAGCGCCTGAACCTGGGCTTTTGGGCCCACACGGAGGTGGCCTTTGTGGTGGAGAACTTCCGCTCTGACTTTGTGCAGGCCGGGAGTGACGTGATCGCCAATTACCCCGACCAGGAGGCATTTGACTCCTATCGGGTTACCAGTAGTAACGGACGCCTCGAAGACTATTGGAACCGGCAGTACCGGGGCATCTCGGCGGCCAACCTGGTGATTCACCACGTAGGTGCGATGACAGAGGAGCAGATTAGCTCTGACCAGAAGAACAAGATCGTGGCCCAGGCCAGGTTCCTAAGAGGACTCTACCACATGCGTCTGCTGATGAATTGGGAAAGAATCGTGCTGTTCGACTTTTTGCCGGAAGGGGCAGATGAGTTGCTACAGCCACTCTCCGAGCGAGAGGTCGTTTGGGCAGCCATCGAAAAGGATTTTGCCGAAGCAGCCGAACACCTGCCCGACACCTGGGATGCCAACAATAAAGGCCGTGCGACCAAAGGCGCTGCGTTGAGCTTCCTGGGAAAAGCCTATCTGGAGCAGCATAAGTGGGCCGATGCGGAACGTGCCCTGAAGGCAGTCATCGATCTGGGGGTTTACCAGCTGGAGCCTGATTTTGCCTCTCTGTTTGATGGCTCAAATGAACTGAACAGCGAGTCTATTTTTGAGATTGCTTTCACAGACAAGGAAGTGGCGGGCAGCGCCGTAGAATACGCGGGAATCTACAACATTGCCACCACCGAGATGGGCGGCTGGGAGGCCATGCTGCCTACACAAGCCCTTCTCAACGAGATGAAGAAAGAAGGAAAGGTATCGGCAAAAGGAAAGTATGACGCCCGTCTATACGGTACCCTATTCTTCGACGATCCGGATGTAGACATCTATGGCCATACATACAGTGAGGTGTTTGGCGAGGGGAACACTAAAATAGGCTGGAAGAAGTACCTGTTCCGCAACGTGGCCCCCTGGGAGGCTCCGCGGAGGTACAGGTCTAACATCAACAATGTGCTGATGCGCTACGCGGACGTGCTGCTCATGTATGCCGAGGCGCTGAATGAGCAGGGGAAAACGGGAGAGGCAAAGCTATACATCGACCAAGTGCGGGCCCGCGCCGAGATGCCTGCTACCACGGCCACGTCGCAGCCCCAACTACGGGCCCAGATCATGCACGAGCGGGCCGTGGAGTTCGCGCTGGAAGGGCAGCGGTTTTACGACCTGCGCCGCTGGGGCGATGCCGTGATGGCCGACGCTATCCGCAGCAGCGCCTCCAGAGGATACCAGAACTTCAACGTGGCCGAGGATAAGTTCCTGCCCATCCCATCTTCCGAAAAGGCCAACAACCCAAAAATTCAATAG
- a CDS encoding TonB-dependent receptor, producing the protein MVLALCCLVSFSYASGTGPDVQSERVTLTLEQVSLLEFIKRVEAQTPFRFTYNEKELAGRSAVSVRAHKESLGKVLERIALQTNLEFRVINHNIHIRPRPIQPKQLPGSDQQEQVTVTGRVTDANGTGLPGVTVLLKGTTTAAPTDTDGNYTIRVPDGSGTLVFSFIGYQTQEVAISNRTRIDVVLADDAKALEEIVVVGYGTQEKSDLTGAVSSVKGEEVKKIASNTPADALQGRVSGVTIRRGSGNPRAGTDINIRGVRSLSGNNPLVIIDGIQGNFDLLNPDDIESIEVLKDGAAAAIYGSLAANGVVIVTTKSGKSGKMKVEFSSYYGIDKLQNKLELVDSEGYSRVARMAAQNAGMPAPDFLNGTWPANTDWVDELFDNGTFQNYNLTFGGGTDNVNYMLSGSYNLREGILQGEDREKKQFRAKVGAKQGKLSVDANVYYVENDDHIFGGSIYEAYSMPAIIPVHDTGKKYGFGYIDDNLYNDLPDQENPLGVDFYNKNTAAEENLTTNFSATYDLFENLKVTGRAGVENANTFSYRHTKPYQVGNKTEVRFHEVYEYRGEYQQTNMELFANYSKQFGNHSLEVLLGGSRQRIEDNFIATSVEGKQVLPDGTEVPIGFLDPSFGTLSAGQGGVTTNEGSGTAISRLSQYGRINYAFLDRYLIQATVRRDGSSKFGVNNRWGVFPSFGLGWKVSEEEFFQVDFINSLKLRGSWGQLGSESTLGAYDYQVNTVTGYRYPFGVAETQRIGTTLTNIPNPDLKWETAETVNLGVDFGLLGDRITGSVNYYTRNTRDMIIPLVLPGSAGFNNLNVNFGDVENKGIELEAQYRKATGVFQYSAGITLANNSNKITKVANTSRDEFLGDDTTIDGEPANRSRLGYPIGSFFVYQADGIFQTEEEVLQHTGTDAEGNTVQVQPNAQPGDIRFRDVNGDGQLNTEDLVYAGSGFPKFNIGVNFSATYKAFDFSLQLYGASGFKVYNAVRQNFEAMDNYENYMTSALDAWTPENRDTEVPRAVFGDPNQNARRNSTRFIEDGNYLRLRNIQLGYTLPSSLTQKASIERLRVYVSGQNLITWTGYSGIDPEVGGTLNAGTDFSSYPNVKTMLLGLQVNF; encoded by the coding sequence ATGGTGCTCGCGTTATGCTGTCTCGTCTCTTTCTCCTACGCGTCAGGCACGGGGCCTGACGTACAGAGTGAGAGGGTCACGCTAACCCTGGAGCAGGTTTCCCTTTTAGAATTCATTAAGCGTGTTGAAGCGCAAACTCCTTTTCGCTTCACCTATAACGAGAAGGAGCTGGCTGGAAGAAGTGCTGTTTCGGTCAGGGCCCATAAAGAGTCTCTCGGCAAAGTGCTGGAGCGAATTGCATTGCAGACAAACCTGGAGTTCAGGGTCATCAACCATAATATCCATATCCGTCCACGGCCAATACAGCCTAAGCAGCTGCCTGGCAGCGATCAGCAGGAGCAGGTGACGGTGACAGGCCGTGTGACGGATGCAAACGGCACCGGCCTTCCCGGTGTAACCGTGCTCTTAAAAGGCACCACTACCGCAGCTCCCACGGACACAGATGGAAACTATACTATCCGGGTGCCGGATGGAAGCGGTACACTGGTGTTTTCCTTCATTGGATACCAGACGCAGGAAGTGGCCATCAGCAACAGGACCCGCATAGACGTGGTTTTAGCTGATGACGCCAAGGCGCTGGAGGAAATAGTGGTGGTGGGATACGGCACACAGGAGAAGAGCGACCTGACAGGAGCTGTGTCCTCGGTAAAGGGCGAGGAGGTAAAGAAGATTGCCTCTAACACGCCTGCCGATGCCCTGCAGGGAAGAGTGTCGGGCGTGACCATCCGCCGTGGCTCAGGCAACCCAAGAGCTGGCACTGACATTAATATCCGGGGGGTACGCTCGCTGAGCGGCAACAACCCGCTGGTTATCATCGACGGCATCCAGGGCAACTTCGACCTGCTTAACCCGGATGACATTGAAAGCATAGAGGTGCTCAAGGACGGTGCCGCAGCCGCCATCTATGGCTCCCTGGCAGCCAACGGGGTGGTGATTGTAACCACTAAATCGGGCAAGTCGGGTAAGATGAAGGTGGAATTTAGCAGTTACTACGGGATTGACAAGCTACAAAACAAGCTGGAGCTGGTAGACAGCGAGGGCTATAGCCGCGTGGCCCGTATGGCTGCCCAAAATGCGGGAATGCCTGCACCCGATTTCCTGAATGGTACCTGGCCGGCTAACACCGACTGGGTGGACGAACTTTTCGACAACGGTACCTTCCAAAACTATAACCTGACCTTTGGCGGCGGCACCGACAACGTGAATTACATGCTGTCGGGCAGTTATAACCTGCGCGAAGGCATCTTGCAGGGCGAAGACCGGGAGAAAAAGCAGTTTCGGGCCAAAGTAGGCGCTAAACAAGGAAAGCTCTCGGTAGATGCTAACGTCTACTATGTGGAGAACGATGACCACATTTTCGGGGGTAGCATTTACGAGGCTTACTCCATGCCCGCCATCATCCCGGTGCACGATACCGGCAAGAAGTATGGCTTTGGCTACATCGACGATAACCTGTACAACGACCTGCCTGACCAAGAGAATCCGTTAGGGGTTGACTTTTACAACAAGAATACCGCCGCCGAGGAGAACCTGACCACCAACTTCTCGGCCACCTACGACTTGTTTGAGAACCTCAAGGTTACCGGCAGGGCGGGCGTGGAGAACGCCAACACGTTCAGCTACCGCCATACCAAACCTTATCAGGTGGGCAACAAAACCGAGGTGCGTTTCCACGAGGTCTATGAGTACCGCGGAGAGTACCAGCAGACGAACATGGAGCTCTTTGCGAATTACAGCAAGCAGTTCGGCAACCACAGCCTGGAGGTACTGTTAGGCGGCTCCCGTCAACGCATAGAAGACAATTTTATTGCCACGTCGGTAGAGGGCAAGCAGGTGTTGCCCGACGGCACGGAGGTACCTATTGGTTTCCTGGACCCCAGCTTCGGCACGCTGAGTGCGGGCCAGGGCGGGGTAACGACAAATGAAGGGTCAGGAACGGCCATTTCCAGGCTGTCGCAGTATGGCCGCATCAACTATGCTTTCCTGGACAGATACCTGATTCAGGCCACTGTGCGCCGCGACGGTTCCTCTAAGTTTGGGGTAAATAACCGCTGGGGCGTTTTCCCGTCCTTCGGGCTTGGCTGGAAAGTAAGCGAGGAGGAATTCTTCCAGGTAGACTTCATCAACTCCCTGAAGCTGCGCGGTAGCTGGGGGCAGTTGGGCAGCGAGTCTACGCTCGGGGCCTATGACTATCAGGTAAACACTGTGACCGGCTACCGCTACCCCTTTGGAGTTGCCGAGACACAGCGCATTGGTACAACCCTTACGAACATCCCGAACCCGGACCTGAAGTGGGAAACTGCCGAGACGGTTAACCTGGGGGTGGACTTTGGCCTGCTCGGGGACCGGATTACCGGCTCGGTTAACTATTACACGCGCAACACACGCGACATGATCATTCCGCTGGTGCTGCCCGGTTCCGCCGGCTTCAACAACCTGAATGTGAACTTTGGCGATGTGGAAAATAAGGGTATTGAGCTTGAGGCCCAGTACCGGAAGGCGACCGGCGTTTTTCAGTATTCCGCTGGCATAACCCTTGCCAACAACTCCAACAAAATCACCAAAGTGGCCAACACCTCCCGTGACGAGTTCCTGGGCGACGACACCACCATTGACGGGGAACCGGCCAACCGTTCGCGTCTAGGCTACCCTATAGGCTCCTTTTTTGTATACCAGGCAGACGGCATTTTCCAGACCGAGGAGGAGGTGCTGCAGCACACCGGCACCGATGCCGAGGGCAATACCGTGCAGGTGCAGCCAAATGCCCAGCCAGGTGATATCCGCTTCCGCGACGTGAACGGCGATGGCCAACTGAACACCGAGGACCTGGTGTATGCCGGCTCCGGCTTTCCTAAGTTCAACATCGGCGTCAACTTCTCGGCTACCTACAAGGCATTCGACTTCTCGCTGCAGCTTTACGGAGCTTCGGGCTTCAAAGTCTATAACGCCGTGCGGCAGAACTTCGAGGCCATGGACAACTACGAGAACTACATGACTTCTGCCCTGGATGCCTGGACACCGGAAAACCGGGACACAGAGGTGCCCAGAGCCGTGTTTGGAGACCCCAACCAGAACGCGCGCCGCAACTCCACCCGCTTTATCGAGGACGGAAACTACCTGCGCCTGCGCAACATCCAACTCGGCTACACGCTGCCATCGTCCCTGACGCAGAAAGCAAGTATAGAGCGGCTGCGCGTGTACGTGAGCGGGCAGAACCTCATTACCTGGACGGGCTACAGCGGCATTGATCCGGAGGTGGGCGGCACGCTGAACGCGGGTACGGACTTCAGCTCCTACCCCAATGTAAAAACGATGTTACTCGGACTTCAAGTAAACTTTTAG
- a CDS encoding FecR family protein, whose amino-acid sequence MDSELLDRFYKGECSAEEVQEVLHWFREQQLSPNKEQDLSALWEEAGRKPAVVQDHDAGQVLRKIRAQIGKSAEQEEPGKVIRFRKADAVPIWARVAAAVLLPLILIGVLKLNSSGSGPARVVYQTIEAAPGVKKTLHLADGSMIKLNAGSSVSFAEGFGQETREIILQGEAFFEVAKDSLRPFIVRTGGISTQALGTSFNIDYNQQDGTIKVALATGQVKVEKEDQGRKQLLSHLVPGQQLSFDKASQQFAVTPFDRREVLAWKEGVLFFRKASMDQVVRELESWYGVRIEVETGGMRVNDWNYTGEYHQETLERVLDGLAFVNGFSYTRSGGHVKIMLKQRQ is encoded by the coding sequence ATGGACAGCGAACTATTGGATAGGTTCTATAAAGGAGAATGCTCAGCCGAGGAGGTGCAGGAGGTGCTGCACTGGTTCAGAGAACAACAACTGAGCCCTAACAAGGAGCAGGACCTGTCTGCGCTCTGGGAGGAGGCAGGCCGAAAGCCTGCAGTGGTTCAGGACCATGATGCGGGGCAGGTGTTACGCAAAATACGGGCGCAGATCGGGAAGTCAGCTGAGCAGGAGGAGCCGGGCAAGGTTATCAGGTTCAGGAAAGCTGACGCCGTACCCATCTGGGCAAGAGTCGCAGCTGCAGTGCTACTGCCCCTTATCTTGATCGGGGTTCTGAAGCTGAACTCCTCTGGCTCCGGGCCGGCCAGAGTGGTTTACCAGACGATTGAGGCAGCTCCTGGGGTTAAGAAGACACTCCATTTAGCCGACGGTTCAATGATAAAGCTGAATGCGGGAAGCAGTGTTTCCTTTGCAGAGGGCTTTGGGCAGGAGACTCGTGAGATCATACTGCAGGGAGAGGCTTTCTTCGAGGTAGCCAAAGACAGCCTGCGGCCCTTCATTGTACGTACCGGGGGCATCTCCACACAAGCCCTGGGTACTTCCTTCAACATCGACTACAACCAACAGGACGGTACCATCAAAGTGGCGCTGGCTACAGGCCAGGTGAAGGTGGAGAAAGAGGACCAGGGCCGGAAGCAGTTATTATCCCACCTGGTGCCGGGGCAGCAGCTGTCTTTTGATAAGGCATCGCAGCAGTTCGCAGTCACTCCGTTCGACAGGAGGGAAGTACTGGCCTGGAAAGAAGGTGTGCTCTTTTTCCGAAAGGCAAGTATGGACCAGGTGGTTCGGGAACTGGAAAGCTGGTACGGCGTGCGCATCGAGGTGGAGACGGGCGGCATGCGGGTCAATGACTGGAACTACACGGGCGAATACCATCAGGAGACGCTGGAGCGTGTTCTCGACGGCCTTGCCTTCGTGAATGGTTTTTCATACACCAGGTCAGGCGGCCACGTGAAGATTATGTTGAAACAAAGGCAATGA
- a CDS encoding RNA polymerase sigma factor, translated as MKLKGVNCLPDAIAALRAGDIAVFENLYDLFEPRLFAFAMHLLGHKEEAEEIVQEVFLKVWEGRSQLNPEQNFGGYLFSIAKNIAYNRARHRAYEVAFAQYFKVTGTGAGCFTEETIAYRDLERLLQETYATLPPVRRQVFVLSRLEGKSNGEIAQLLSTSTSNIENHLHKALKAIREKLRISNAL; from the coding sequence ATGAAGCTGAAGGGCGTCAACTGTCTGCCCGATGCCATAGCGGCTCTCAGGGCAGGAGATATAGCTGTTTTTGAAAATTTGTACGACCTGTTCGAGCCCAGGCTGTTCGCGTTTGCCATGCACCTCCTTGGGCATAAGGAAGAGGCGGAGGAAATAGTACAGGAGGTTTTTCTCAAGGTATGGGAGGGGCGCAGCCAGCTGAACCCGGAACAAAACTTTGGGGGATACCTATTCAGCATCGCGAAGAACATCGCCTATAACAGGGCCCGGCATAGGGCCTATGAGGTTGCATTCGCCCAGTATTTTAAGGTCACCGGTACTGGCGCCGGGTGCTTTACAGAGGAAACGATTGCCTACCGAGACCTGGAAAGGCTACTCCAGGAAACATATGCAACACTGCCTCCTGTAAGGCGACAGGTGTTTGTGCTTAGCCGCCTGGAGGGCAAGAGCAATGGTGAAATTGCTCAGCTGCTCAGCACCAGCACCAGCAACATTGAGAACCATCTCCATAAGGCGCTAAAAGCCATCAGGGAAAAGCTCAGGATCAGCAATGCCCTCTAG
- a CDS encoding YfbK domain-containing protein: MGCRFPCWPFPDQAQDFSNDKKNVGELGTGHTVMTLYELVPVGPRKEEVSADKVDEYKYQQARVNPEAATSGDVLPLKLRYKESAGNKSRLFTSTVAAQAVKEETNSAYHHSPN, translated from the coding sequence TTGGGTTGCCGGTTTCCATGCTGGCCCTTCCCGGACCAGGCGCAAGATTTCAGCAACGATAAGAAAAACGTCGGCGAGTTGGGGACGGGGCACACGGTGATGACGCTCTATGAGTTGGTGCCTGTTGGCCCTCGTAAGGAAGAGGTGTCGGCAGACAAGGTGGATGAGTACAAGTACCAGCAGGCAAGGGTAAATCCTGAGGCTGCCACCTCCGGGGATGTGCTGCCGCTGAAGCTGCGCTACAAAGAGTCTGCAGGAAACAAGAGCCGTCTTTTCACAAGTACCGTAGCCGCACAGGCGGTAAAAGAGGAGACGAACTCTGCCTACCACCATTCTCCTAACTGA
- a CDS encoding PAS domain-containing protein, with amino-acid sequence MDLYRFLVHLPDTVVLLSPELKVLDATDEYFRVTMRTRETLVGKDFLSEFPNNPGEPESMNEGRLRKSLEKVLQTKQPDFLDVLRYDIPSSDGSFDVRYWEAVHTPVLDEAGNIAFIIQKTSDVTERELHKQALAVQESKFRFMADAMPQLIFTTDPQGELTYLNQRWSTYTGIPVEELLQHNWHQVIHPGDLTAVSAKWQEAFENGREMQVEVRKLDRNGSYRWHLCRSLPMQDEQGNIIMWVGSSTDIHETRLLVQELLTSNEQMVAMADQVQQAFQKAEVERRVMERLIQKAPFFCCVLKGPEHRFELVNENYQMLMPGKELVGKTVAEAMPEVVEQGFVDLLDGVYRTGEEYVAENTPLKLDRYATGNLEDIYVTFIYQAVRDEQDKVSGILVFGQDVTEQARLEQRARELGISIGQ; translated from the coding sequence ATGGATTTATATAGGTTCTTAGTACATCTGCCTGACACCGTTGTTCTACTCTCCCCTGAACTGAAAGTGCTGGACGCTACAGACGAGTACTTTCGGGTGACAATGCGCACACGTGAAACCCTGGTGGGGAAAGACTTTCTGAGCGAGTTCCCCAACAACCCGGGCGAGCCAGAGTCCATGAATGAAGGGCGGCTGCGCAAGTCGCTGGAAAAGGTACTGCAGACAAAGCAGCCTGATTTTCTGGACGTGCTGCGCTACGACATTCCCAGCTCCGATGGAAGCTTCGATGTCAGGTATTGGGAGGCGGTGCATACACCCGTTCTAGACGAGGCGGGGAACATAGCATTCATCATCCAGAAAACCTCCGATGTAACCGAACGGGAACTGCACAAGCAGGCGCTGGCCGTGCAGGAAAGCAAGTTCAGGTTCATGGCAGACGCTATGCCCCAGCTCATCTTTACCACAGATCCACAGGGGGAACTCACCTACCTCAACCAGCGCTGGAGCACCTATACAGGTATTCCAGTGGAAGAGCTGCTCCAGCATAACTGGCACCAGGTCATCCATCCGGGTGACTTGACGGCTGTGTCGGCCAAGTGGCAGGAAGCCTTCGAAAACGGCAGGGAGATGCAAGTAGAGGTGCGCAAGCTCGACCGCAACGGTAGTTACCGTTGGCACCTTTGCCGTAGCCTTCCAATGCAAGACGAGCAGGGCAACATCATCATGTGGGTGGGCAGCTCCACCGACATCCACGAGACACGCCTGCTGGTGCAGGAGTTGCTTACCTCGAACGAGCAGATGGTGGCGATGGCCGACCAGGTGCAGCAGGCTTTCCAGAAGGCGGAGGTAGAGCGCAGGGTGATGGAGCGGCTGATACAAAAGGCCCCATTCTTCTGCTGTGTGCTCAAGGGGCCCGAGCACCGCTTCGAGCTGGTCAACGAAAACTACCAGATGCTCATGCCGGGCAAAGAGTTGGTAGGCAAGACGGTGGCCGAGGCCATGCCGGAGGTAGTCGAGCAGGGCTTCGTAGACCTGCTGGATGGGGTGTACCGCACGGGCGAGGAGTATGTTGCCGAAAACACCCCGCTGAAACTGGACCGTTACGCCACGGGCAATCTGGAGGACATATACGTCACCTTTATCTATCAGGCGGTGCGGGACGAGCAGGACAAAGTTTCTGGGATTCTCGTCTTCGGCCAAGACGTAACCGAGCAGGCCCGGTTAGAGCAACGGGCAAGGGAGTTGGGTATCAGCATAGGACAGTAG
- a CDS encoding histidine kinase, which produces MDIVQIDLQQLRIKHIFFKTRVRAILYGGTYDASLFSPQSPVDIWFSTTGSQRYAGSAEVMKLSRLHQSLVFSGRTLYRQYIAGNIEQAHDEMKNIDSLSEQFLALLSQMEQGTKA; this is translated from the coding sequence GTGGACATCGTTCAAATTGATCTACAGCAGCTACGGATAAAGCACATCTTCTTCAAGACGAGGGTGCGGGCGATTCTATACGGTGGCACCTATGACGCTTCGCTCTTCTCCCCACAGAGCCCCGTAGACATCTGGTTCAGCACAACAGGCAGCCAGCGATACGCGGGTTCGGCAGAGGTCATGAAACTCTCGAGGCTGCACCAGAGTCTTGTCTTCTCAGGCCGGACCCTCTACCGCCAGTACATTGCTGGGAACATTGAGCAGGCACACGATGAGATGAAGAACATCGATAGCCTTTCCGAGCAATTCCTCGCACTACTTTCCCAGATGGAACAAGGCACAAAAGCTTAG